Proteins from a genomic interval of Trifolium pratense cultivar HEN17-A07 linkage group LG6, ARS_RC_1.1, whole genome shotgun sequence:
- the LOC123891623 gene encoding glutaredoxin-C11-like, whose amino-acid sequence MDRVKDLSSKKAAVIFTKSSCYMFHSIKQLFYEIGASSAVYELDNDSNGREMEWALRGNFGCNPSVPAVFIGGKYVGSSKDVISLHVDGSLKQLLMDAKAIWF is encoded by the coding sequence ATGGATAGAGTAAAGGATTTGTCATCAAAGAAAGCAGCAGTTATATTTACAAAGAGTTCATGTTACATGTTTCATAGCATCAAGCAACTATTTTATGAGATTGGTGCAAGTTCAGCAGTATATGAACTAGACAATGATTCAAATGGTAGAGAAATGGAATGGGCTTTGAGGGGTAATTTTGGATGTAACCCTTCAGTTCCAGCAGTGTTCATAGGTGGAAAATATGTAGGATCCTCAAAAGATGTTATATCTCTTCATGTTGATGGTTCTCTTAAACAATTACTTATGGATGCAAAGGCCATTTGGTTTTAG
- the LOC123890669 gene encoding glutaredoxin-C11-like produces the protein MKSQISQHKNKKPFANKKNFQYIFLYIVMDRVKDLASKKAAVIFTKSSCYMCHSIKQLFYELGASPAVYELDNDSYGREMEWALRSNFGCNPSVPAVFIGGKFIGSSKDIISLHVDGSLKQLLMDAKAIWF, from the coding sequence ATGAAATCTCAAATTTcacaacacaaaaacaaaaagccttttgcaaataaaaaaaactttcaatATATATTTCTATATATAGTAATGGATAGAGTAAAGGATTTGGCATCAAAGAAAGCAGCAGTTATATTTACAAAGAGTTCATGTTACATGTGTCATAGCATCAAACAACTTTTCTATGAACTTGGAGCAAGTCCAGCAGTATATGAATTAGACAATGATTCATATGGTAGAGAAATGGAATGGGCTTTGAGGAGTAATTTTGGATGTAACCCTTCAGTTCCAGCAGTTTTTATAGGTGGAAAATTTATAGGATCTTCAAAAGATATTATATCTCTTCATGTTGATGGTTCTCTTAAACAATTGCTTATGGATGCAAAGGCCATTTGGTTTTAG
- the LOC123889685 gene encoding glutaredoxin-C13, whose protein sequence is MEKVMRLASEKGVVIFTKSSCCLCYAVNILFQELGIRPMVHEIDQDPEGRDMEKALLRLGCTAPVPAVFIGGKLMGSTNEIMSLHLSGSLTQLLKPYQSRS, encoded by the coding sequence ATGGAGAAAGTGATGAGGTTGGCATCTGAAAAGGGTGTGGTGATATTCACAAAAAGTTCATGTTGTCTATGTTATGCAGTTAACATTTTGTTTCAAGAACTTGGGATTAGGCCTATGGTTCATGAAATTGATCAAGATCCTGAAGGAAGGGATATGGAGAAAGCTTTGTTGAGGTTAGGTTGTACTGCACCTGTTCCAGCTGTGTTCATTGGAGGGAAACTTATGGGATCTACCAATGAAATTATGTCACTTCATCTAAGTGGTTCACTCACTCAATTGCTCAAACCATATCAATCTCGTTCTTGA
- the LOC123888207 gene encoding membrane-anchored ubiquitin-fold protein 4-like produces the protein MAEGEERIELKFRIYDGTDIAHDTYPVSTTTVGALKQKLIAEWPQGKNVVPKSVNDVKLIHAGKVLENTKTLADSNITFSDIPGAITMHVVVQPAIAKKKTEKENKQKINSCSCSCTIL, from the exons ATGGCAGAAGGAGAAGAGCGTATTGAGCTTAAATTCCGCATTTATGATGGAACGGATATAGCACATGATACTTATCCAGTATCTACTACAACAGTGGGTGCCCTTAAGCAAAAGCTAATTGCTGAGTGGCCTCAAG GCAAAAATGTTGTACCAAAGTCAGTCAATGATGTAAAACTTATACACGCCGGTAAAGTTTTGGAAAACACCAAAACGCTTGCTGATTCCAACATAACTTTCAGTGACATCCCTGGTGCTATTACCATGCATGTTGTAGTACAGCCTGCTATAGCTAAAAAAAAGACAG AAAAGGAGAACAAGCAAAAGATTAATTCGTGCTCATGCTCATGCACTATCCTATAG
- the LOC123888208 gene encoding zinc finger protein CONSTANS-LIKE 13 produces the protein MGGSPKNPRPCDYCGHSTAVLYCRADSAKLCFSCDREVHSTNQLFSKHTRSLICDSCDDSPATILCSTESSVFCQNCDWEKHNLSLSSPHERRPLEGFTGCPSVTELLSILGLQDIGKKSLLLPQESVGDGYVGYEIEGLSDLFVWDAPTFVSLDDLISTSPSSHNYSAMEVPPLPKNRKAACGRHREEILNQLRGLTKSEPYDPEEYTPPTNLSIGFERDVKADIVPSNEWLRESSEPMYQVVPDTSFIAHTEDIPVNHSVSAVGEPHTHGNNEGTPSESLKSEILSTTPKAVPPPYEIASQERDSALLRYKQKKKTRRYDKHIRYESRKVRAETRTRVKGRFAKIEH, from the exons ATGGGTGGTTCTCCTAAAAACCCTCGACCATGTGATTACTGTGGCCATTCAACTGCAGTTCTATACTGCAGAGCAGATTCAGCGAAACTCTGTTTCTCTTGTGACCGTGAAGTTCACTCCACAAACCAGCTTTTCTCCAAACACACACGCTCCTTAATCTGTGATTCATGCGATGATTCCCCTGCTACAATCCTCTGTTCAACAGAATCCTCTGTTTTCTGTCAAAACTGTGACTGGGAAAAACACAATCTTTCACTCTCTTCTCCACATGAAAGAAGACCTCTTGAGGGTTTTACAGGGTGCCCTTCTGTTACTGAGCTTTTATCAATTCTGGGGTTGCAGGATATTGGGAAAAAATCGTTGCTTTTGCCTCAGGAAAGTGTTGGAGATGGTTATGTAGGGTATGAGATTGAAGGGCTTtctgatttgtttgtttgggaTGCTCCTACTTTTGTTAGTCTTGATGATCTTATTTCTACTTCTCCTTCTTCTCATAATTATAGTGCTATGGAGGTTCCTCCTTTGCCCAAG AATCGTAAGGCTGCTTGTGGTAGACACCGAGAAGAGATTTTAAATCAGCTTCGAGGGTTGACGAAGTCTGAGCCCTATGATCCTGAAGAGTATACACCACCGACAAATTTATCTATAGGTTTTGAACGCGACGTAAAGGCTGATATTGTTCCTTCAAATGAG TGGCTCAGAGAAAGCAGTGAGCCTATGTATCAAGTTGTTCCTGATACATCATTCATAGCTCATACCGAAGATATTCCAGTTAATCATTCCGTATCTGCTGTTGGGGAGCCTCATACTCATGGCAACAACGAAGGGACGCCTTCAGAATCTCTTAAGTCTGAAATCTTATCAACTACTCCTAAAGCTGTTCCACCTCCATATGAGATAGCGAGTCAAGAACGGGATTCTGCATTATTACGGTACAAACAGAAGAAGAAAACAAGAAG ATACGACAAGCATATAAGGTATGAATCACGTAAAGTTCGGGCGGAGACCAGGACACGAGTTAAGGGCCGATTTGCAAAGATAGAGCACTGA